The Oryza glaberrima chromosome 5, OglaRS2, whole genome shotgun sequence DNA segment TATGATGCTTtctttataaatataatatattgttCGTGTTTATATGCCATATCCAtagttatatactccctccgttctataataggtgacgtttttgattttttttatttgcaacgtttgaccattcgttttatttgaaaaactagtgcaaatataaaaaatgataagtcatatgtaaagtacttttacaataaagcaaatgacaaacaaaataaataataattccaaaattttttaaataagacgaatgatcaaacattatcaaacaaaaactcaaaaagataagtaatatgggacggaggtagtatatgtgAAGTTgctttaatctttttttttttgataaaatttgttataggACCCTGCAACTTTATAGTTTTAGCCCCTcgacacaaaagaaaaataaccaaTTTTTTGGAGGAAGGCACTGCGTGGGTGACGCCAGCTCTGGACAACGCCTTGTTACCGTGCACCATGGCTGGACAACCTCTGCCATGGCCAAGTCGGCCAAGCCTCGAGCACCTCTGCCTCCCGAGAAAATTGATATTGTACTATTTTTAGGGTGGGGTTTCGTTGAAATGCTACTTTCGAATGTGATTTCGTTAAAATGCTATTTTTAAACGAAGCCAACTAGCCAGAATGCCATTTTGTCCATTTTATATGATTTGGAAATGTTTTGACACATACACCGATCTTTTTGCGTTGGCCTATCCACCCACATGTGTGAGAAAGAGGGTCGTTGGCGATGGAGATGGCGAATGATGGCAGGAAGGGGAGAAGAGCAAAGCGAAACGAGGAAGGGGAAGAGCAGAGGTGCTGGAGACGTCGTGTTCGGGAGATGCCCGCACGGGCGTGACCGGTGCAACGGGGGCGGAGGTCCACGACAGCGACACGACTAAGGAGAAGCTCGGGTAGAAGGCACAGATGCCCGCACGGGCGTGACCGGTGCGACGGGGGCGGAGGTCCACGACAGCGACGCGACTAAGGAGGAGCTCGGGTAGAAGGCACAGATGCTCGTGTGGCTGTGATTGGTGCGACCGTGGTTGCTCCTAGAGGTGAGTTCAGCATCGGAGAATGCATTGATGGCGCGGGGTGGACCTCCTGGGTGAGTGCGGGCGCAGGGAGTGGCGCCCCTAGAGCAAATTGAGGAAGGGGGCATGGTGTCGGCGTTAGAATGCAGGCTTGGGGAGGAGCAACGGAGAAGAAATGGCGATGGTGGCTTGCCACTGACGAACAGAAAAGCAACTGAAGGGATGGAATCCATAGGGGTATTTTGGTAAAATCACcgaaaaaaaacaaggaaaaaaaatcatctatcGATAAGAAATGGATGAAATGGCATTCCGATAAGTTAGCTCCATTTGAAAAATGGTATTTTAATGAAGTCATATTTGAGAGCGACATTCCAGCGAAACCTCGTTCTGAAGACGGCAATATCAATTTTCTCATCATTCCCTCACCTCGGATATGGAATATTGGGATATGTAAACCGCCTGGTGAGTGGTGACTAATGACTTCTCGGAGTCTATCGTTCAAATAAAAGGATGTGtttgttgaaaaaaattattataatagcatggattttacttttcttttcgtttttaaTAAGCACTATCCAACTTGGACTTCTCCGGCTTCGGAGTTGAGAGCCGTTGGGTTTTTGGTTCTTGGGCCCTACCCTATCCAGCCTATTACCACCTGCCGAGGGAATGCGATGCACATTCCCTTTGCTCGAGGTCGAATACTCGGAATCCACGACACGAGACGAGACGAAAGCTTTTGCCGCAATGGCGTCAAAACCAAGCAGCCGAGCGGAAAGCAaccaggaggcggcggcggtgccgtcGCTGTACGGGCGCgccctgccgtcgccgccggcggtggagttCGCgtcggcggaggggcggcggctgtTCGCGGAGGCGCTCCAGGGGGGCACCATGCAGGGGTTCTTCAGCCTCGTCTCCGTCTTCCAGACGCAGTCGGAGCCGGCCTTCTGCGGCCTCGCcacgctcgccgtcgtcctcaACGCGCTCCGCATCGACCcggggcggcggtggaaggGCCCCTGGCGGTGGTTCGACGAGTCCATGCTCGACTGCTGCGAGCGCCTCGACACGGTCAGGGCGGAGGGGATCACCTTCGGCAAGGTCGCCTGCCTCGCCCACTGCTCCGGCGCCGACGTCCGCACCTTCCGCGCCGCCCAGGCCACGCtcgccgacctccgccgccacctcctgcgCTGCGCCTCCTCCCAGGATTGCCATCTCGTCGCCTCCTACCACCGGAAGCTTCTCGGCCAGGTTGCTGCCTGCTCGTCCGCACCTCTCTCGGAACTCGAATTCGACGATTTCTGTTTGCTGTTCGTTCTGAACGAATGATGTTTGTTTGGATTCAATGCAGACTGGAACAGGGCATTTCTCGCCGATTGGCGGCTACCATGCTGGGCAGGACATGGCGCTGATCCTGGATGTCGCTCGCTTCAAATACCCTCCTCATTGGATTCCGCTGCCGCTTCTTTGGGAAGCCATGAACACGATTGATGAAGCAACTGGGCTTCTCAGGGGGTATATATTCTCTAGTATATCTTCCTGTCTCTTGTGGACATTAAGGCCCCCCTTGATCTGAACGAAAAACATTAGAACTTTGTAGAATTTCAAATCCTGTAGGAACTaaaaagacgcgaatattaggtaatgaactaatatcaaataattagaaggggtgaggcttcgaacccaggtcgcctagcccaccaccttgtggagctagtcGGGAGACCCTTGGGTGTTTCTCAAATCTTGTAGGAATTTTCCCTAAATAGTCCTTTGAAATAAAGGATCCGACACTATAGAATCCTATGGAATTCCTCAAtccattcctatcaaaatccttcgttttttttaaaactcgTTCCTATCGAAATCCTGTGTTTTTAAAATCCTACGTTTCAAAGGGCCCTAATGTGTTTTAGAGGTTCTTGTATGCAGCGTTGGGATTAGTGTCTTGTAACAATGCAGCTCTTGGATTAAGCGACTGTATTAATTTGGGTTATCTAGTGTTCATCGACTGTCAGGAATCAGGAATCAGGAAACACTGCTCTGCAATTATCAGTTTATTACTGTTAATGAAGAAAATTTGGACAATGCTGTAGGGTGTATGCTCAGTCCGTTTAGCGTTAATGAAGAAAATTTGGACAATGCTGTAGGGTGTATGCTCAGTCCGTCTAGCACTTAAACGTGGTCATTGGGGCTCTTGAGAAGTTGAGATATGCAATATGTTGGCCTTAATATCACGCTACCTACGTGTTTTGTCCTGAAACTATGCAATGATGTGTCAGTTTAGACTAAATGGGCAAATTAGTTTGTAGTTGGCGAGTTTAACATGTCGGCATCTTCATATCTGGTAGGTTCATGCTTATCTCAAGGAATACTGAAGCTCCTTTATTGATCCGTGCAGTGGTAAATTAACATGCCAATGCTTGGTGAATCAAATATGTAAGTGTCAAGTGTCACccttgatctatttttttttctcattcctTTCAATGCTATGCAGAATTGCAGGGATGAAAGCTGGCAAAGCATGGCAAAGTATTGCATAGAAGTTGTCCCAAATCTTTTGAGGGATAACAGCGTAGACAATGTCCTAACAATTCTTTCCCGTTTAGTGAATCATCTTCCTCCCAATGCTGGAAATTTTATCAAATGGGTCATTGAAGTTAGGAGACAAGAGGAAGGAGGATCCAGCCCAAGTAAAGAGGCTAACGAAATGCCTTTCCTGAAggtcattttaattttccatttCTGTTGTTGGGTCAGTTTTGTTCCCTCTGTTCAACCAGTTAATGTTGTATGTTCGCTTGCAGGAAAAGGTCCTACAGCAAATCCGTGATACTAAGCTTTTTCAGCTGGTCCACAAACTGCAATGTTCTAAGCAGCCCTGTTGTAGTTGCTCGTCTTTAACGGACGAAGATTCCATTTCCCAGATTGCAGCCAGTGTGTGCTGTGAAGCAACCGCATTGCTAAGTGGGAATCTGTCATCAAGAGATGGATTATTTTTCAGTGAAACTTGTTCCGGATGTACACAAGTGAATGATGAGGGGCttaaaaatgtcattacaggCAAAGTGGTATCTGAAGGCAATGGACATGTTGATAAGCTTTCACCGATATCCTCGACTGAAACATGCTTCTGCAATTCAACTCTGAGCAATGAAACTGTCAATTATCCATCAAACACAGACATTCTAACTGTTCTATTGCTGTCGTTACATCCTAGCACATGGTTGTGCATTGAAGATGAGAAGTTGAAAGCTGAATTTCAGAGCCTTGTTTCTACGGACGATCTTCCTGATCCTCTTAAACTGGAGGTGTGCTGTCTCACTCCTAGAACCTTGCATTGATTGTTTACCTTTGCTCTCTACCAAAGTACCAATATGTTTTTTCCACGGAAAACAAATTAAGTTGCTAGCttattaaatcaattaataagCACTTGTTTAGTCTTAATTAATTTTTGCGTGGTACTGTGATTTTTCTTATTAAACAAGTAGGTGATTTTCAAATTTGGGATGAGCAAATAGTGAAATGGAGGATGACTTGTTGAAAGGTGGTGTAATAGTATAGACTGTGAGGCTTAGATATTAGTGGTAGGGGTGATGCGGGAATGGACACCACCACTACTAACATTTGAAGTAGTATAGATAAACAAGGGTCTCTAGTAATCATATAACGCTTTTCTACATAGTCATCTTCTAAATCAATGTTTACACATAAACCCAACATCCAGCATAGTGACCCAATATTTTATTTCACAGCTCTGAGTTTTACTTTCACATAAAAGAACCGTAAGATCCATTACTTCAGTTAATTCAAGGAAACACCTTTCTACATGTCTTTTTCCCCTTCTATCAAGCTTTCATTCCTTAGTAGGGGGCTTCCAAGCATATctcatgattaaaaaaaaaaacactacctTCTATTCTAAGTAGAGCTACTATTTATATTGACAGATATTGCACCTAAGGAGGCAGCTCCGTTATCTGAAGGCTTGTAGAGAAAAGGAGGCATATGAAGATACTTGGCCACAACCTTGGGAACAATGCTAACATGGCAACCCACTCACTTAATAATGAATTTCGCTGTTCACTGGGCCTTTGGTTGCTGGCTTAACCTTACTGGAAATTGACGCGAAAAGAAAAGGTTAGGATGTTAGGAGAGGAGGTGAAAATATTACCTCCTTTTCAAATAAGGACTATATAAACAATTTTCTGATAATAATGATGTTTTGGCAATTGGCAAGTACTTCGCAACCGTGAAGTATCTTGCCTtgcttaatttttcttttgttttcccttGTACTTCTGATAGTTCCATTTACTTTATTCCCTCTAATTAATGGATAAGCACACTTAGCTCGTCCtaaaaagataagaaaaaacATGTGATTCGTTACTTCTTCcagccataattttttttaacgtttAGAATGggatttagtaaaaaaaattaaaattttggctaTTAGTTTATATTgaattaagtttataaaatcttTTTGAAAATATGTTATTATGATAGTACTTTGAAGTCAAAATCGAATCCCATTTTTTGTTAAGCATTTGAAAAGTTAATGGtggttaaaattttaaaagtttagcTAAAGCTTAtcctaaacatcaaatatttacgAGTGGAATGAGTATTTTATAGTAATTGTTATAAAGTACTTTAGGATAAACAAACCATTTATACGATTATACTTGTATATGTCTCcttattactccatccgtcccataatatagcaacctagtaccggaCGTGACATTTCATAATACATTTCATAGTACAGGAAGCATGTCTGGATTCGTTTTACTATGAAGTGTCCCgtcctagattgctatattatgggatggagggagtaccatttaAAGCACAACTAATTGCATAGGTAATCATTTCATGATTCAGAATTTCGGATTGTTGGTTAGTTTTTGGTTATTAAATGGATAAGTCACTAACTCACTATATTGGAAGAGGGAACACCTTTGTAGGCTGAGTAGAGATGGAAATTTCCTATGAATAAGTTTAGTTCAGATCCCTTAACTTGATGCGGAGTTTGAAATTCACCCCTAGACTACGATACCAGGTATAGCCGTCCCCGAACTTGCAAAAGTAGATCAACTTTTATCCCAAGGCAGTATGGCTCCCGATTTTGTCCAATGTGGTGCTTAACTTTGGTCGTATGTGTTGAGTTAGTATGGGACCCATGTGGCCCCCGCATGTTAGCACCAACTCTTTCCTCTtcccccatctcccctctcttcctcatcctcatgaAGGCAGGCCGCTTGTGGTGTGCTGCATCCGGCTGGCGGCAAGGAGAAGGGTGGCCGGCCTCCAAGTCTCGCGTCTTCGGTGGCACCAGCCGCTTCCCTCCAGAAGTAGGGGGTCGACGAGGTTGCTGACTCCGTGACGAACGTGCTTGCATGGTAGACCACGACCACCAGTCGCTGCTGTGCTTCCCCACCATGAGGTTGGCGAGGTTAGGCAAGCAGAGGAGGACAACAAGGCCAGACGCAATGTCGGTGGCCAGGTCCATTGACGTCGGCACTGTGTCCGTGTCAATGAACAGCAGGACATGGACACTCTTGTAGAGGGccaggaaggggaagaagaaaaagTCGGCGTCCTCTCCATCCTCAGCGCTGGCTAAGGCGGACGGAGCTAGAGGAGGAGTGCGCGGCGTGAACAATACTCCTGTCATGttgagcaggagcagcagcggaAACGAGATGGTCACCGCCATGAGCAAAGCTAGCATGTACAATGGTGCCAATGCAGCTCCTGGATGGCCTCTGGCGGCCGCTCCTCCGCCTTTGACGTCGATGCAACTCCTTGATGGCCTTCGACCCGCCTGCTGTTAGGTCAACTGGTGAGCGGGATCAGGAGGACTGGAGAAGGAAGGGTGAGAGTGCAGGTCGAGGGTGGGCTCAGCGCTGGCAGAGAGGTCGTACAACAACGTCGAGAGGAACGACATGGCCGGCAAAATGGGGAGTGGTTGGGCTGGCATAcaaagagagggagaaggggagaATGTGTCATTAATATGTCcaccttttttgtttttttatattagattGAAGTGCCTTGACATGTGGatctcacgctgactcagccaccacgtcaGTCGGAACTGAGCACTATACTGCTTTGGAATCTCAAGTACACTGGTTTAGCAAATTGAGGTTCAGGGATGAATTTCAAAGTTGACGTCAACATGAGGAACCTAAAATGAACTAATTACATTTCCTAAAGCTTCTTTGGATGGGCCATAATTTGACAAAAAGTTCTTCAGGCCATAGATGTGGATCTTGAGGCCCATCTAAACTAGGCCCAAGAGGGAGGATCCCATACAGCCCATAATAAGGCCCAACCTAAGGCCCATTCGTTGCAACTGGGCTCCTCGCCAGCGACAAGTGCTGCTCCGCTGCAACCTCCCCAAACATATCATTGTCTAGGAAATTAAGAGTAGCAGATAGAGCCCCAACtcttaaatttagcttcagaagttgagtctggagtggagttatagagctgcctaaacccagctccacctctctaattcattttgtgagagagcacCACCCCAGCTCCGCTCTCTTTTAGatagagctgaaactgtttggctgaactCTAGCTGTGCTAAATAGGCCCAAAAGCCTCGCCCTCCTACCGGCCAAGTTATAGAGCTAAGGTTGCGGGCGGCAAGTTTCAAACAGAGCCTTTGCTCAGCTAGCATGCGTTCTTCCCGAAACGTTTTAGGATGTGTTCAGATTGTGAGGTTTGGAACTAATCTGTCGTGCACGTAAAACGAAGTAAATAATTAGCGCACACTTCATTAAGTGTTatctactttttaaaaaatgaattaatataatttttaaaacaactttcgtaacTGTTTAGCTATTTAAAAAGGGTGCGTGCAAAAGACGATgaagatgagttgggaaagatTGCTGCCGAACACAGCCAAAAGTACCGTGTAGCacaataattaattttgtttttttataacatCACGGTGCAAGATTGAGATGGCAAACTACAAAAGAAAGCCCTGCTTTATTTATGACACAATATGATGAAAATGCCAAAATACAAAGAAAAAAGTTACATAGCACACAAGGTTCTACAGACGGCATCCAAACCTAGTAAttatacaattttatttttgcttttttctttggccttcttttatttcttttctggTTTTATTCTATCTGGTACAATAAATACTAAATTCACTCTCCAGCACAGATCAGAGCTATGGAATGATATGAAAATCACTCCACCACACAGTTCACTCCTGGGGTTGATCATTGCCAAAGAAATCCTGGTCCATCAGGTCCATGAGCATCTGCTCCATTTCCTGGTCGGTGAAGGTGTAGGCGCTGGTGTCCTCTTCCTCAAGGCGGCCATggccatcagcagcagcagcagcagtgccaTTGAGAGAGGAATTCCCAATTGTTGCCGCCGGTGGCTCAAGGTTAGGGATCGGCGGCAGCATCGATGGTGTTCCCTCCTGGTGCTCTTGGATGGTGAAGAgcatgtcgccggcgccggcgaacacgccgccgtcgttcgtcgcacccaccggcagcggcgggtaGTTGCCGGGcggtgccgccggcggcggcagcggcggcgagcactgTAACCGTGAGACGACGTTTGATGGTGGTGCGGTGTTGTCCGGCTCTGGGGACTTGTTGAAGATCTTGCATAGCACCCACTCGTCTAGCTGCATATATACGCATATAGATCCATGATAACATGGTTAATCTATTGGTAAGATCAGTAAAAAAGGGGGAGATATTAAGCCTTGCATATTGATGAACTAACGATCGAGATCGACTAGGAATGGAATATgtactctgttttttcttttgcaaggagGAGTGTAGTTAGTTTTTTCTACAAGTTACAGAAGTCGAATTTTGTCATGTATTACCTTGTCAAAGAATTTCATAACTAAACAGACAACACACTAAAAACAAAGGACCATTCTctcaagaaataaaaataatttctcaATATAGTTTGTGTTGTTTGTACCTTCACAGAAGGGTGTGCGGTGGATGAAGACAAGGATGGGTGGGAGGCAGTGGACCCTCCCGTGTTTGTGAGACGGTACTCATGCATGATCCATGTAGTCTTGGTTTCCATGGGCGGGCGGCCAACATAGAATACAAGTGCCTTCTTCATAGCTATAGGAGTGCTTTGCATGTTAGCAACTTGGACGGGCTTGTCAGTGCCGGTGGCCTTCCAAAAGCCTGACGCCGCTGAGCGACTAGGGCGCACACTATTGGGGTACCTGTGGTCACGTAGTGTAAAAAAGTACCACTCATGTTCCCCAAATAGAGCCATGGCTGCAACACCAATATCATTAACACATTGTGTATAGTAGTTGGTAAGTTCATCCATTCTATAATCAAGCATAAATATTAATGCACACTAGACTACACATATGGCTTACATGGAAGCTCCCACGGGTTGAAGTTGTATATTTCGACATCTGCGATTATGGGGATGGGGCACGATAGCCCGGTAGCACGCCTCTGGAGGTAGTTGATGACTAGTTCCTCATCGGTTGGATGGAAACGAAAACCCGTTGGCAAGACAGGCAAGGACAGCTGCATTGCCATGGATGAAATGAGGGCGCAATGCTAGCTATACTTGAAGATCCTAGTTTCTCTTATGGAGGATAGTGTGCAAAGATTGTTGGTCCTTTTATAGCAACTTCTCGGTGGGGTTGGTGAAAAAGGAAGTACACGTGCGACATCGAGTTGGGCCCCACCTGACTCATCTTTGCCTGGACCCCACATACCGGCGGAGTATCGACAAGAGGACTGACTCATTATCTCATCAATTTCTCTCTTTTTGGTGTGCGTCTTAGTTGTACAAGTGGTATGCAACAGATAGAGGTGATATGTAAAGTTTTGCATCATTGCATTTGATGCTTTGTTTTAGATATTGTTTGGTATACTTGATGGTCATGCCATGTCTTATTGGATTATTTGAGGAAATCgtgaaaaaaaagttcaaaccgTATTCTCTACCATGTGTAGGGGCAAGTAGGAAAAGAAGTGCAAAGCAGCATAGATAATATCCTAGCACCGCGCAGCACCAGCTGCATCTGCCATATGTTGACAAGGCGACTCTCTAGACCGACATGTAAAGATATCACACAAAAGAAGCATCCCTAGATGGACAAGCCTCATAGTACCCTGGCGCCACCACAACCTATTTTCCATGTGATTTTCATCTAAAGAAAAACCTTATGATAATCTATTATGCCATGATGAATGGTCTTCACAAAATGCCTTGATAATGGAGGAGTTAACCATAACGACAAAAATGCTAAAAACTAGAACAAAGGTGACTACAGACACTAGTGTTGTCACTACAAGAAAATTGCCTTTACAATACTGTAGaggtattttaaaaaatatctaataGGTGTCTTATGGTGAATTATCTCTACAAACGAAGagatattttataaaatgcctATAAGATGGTAGAGGCATTTTCTAGAAACATTAAATTGTACCACAAACATATGAAACCAGTCCAAAAAATAAGAATAAAATAGTTCCTTTGCGTTTTGTCATGCATTGAACTCATGGTCTCTTGGACGAatcatttttatcttcaatgcacTAACCAACTCAACTCCATGTCATTAattacttgtatgtttgtgcCCTTAGTTGCTTATATCTATTCATTTAGTACACATTATCATCCAAAAAGTGTCTCTACATAGTTTGAAATATCCcaagaaaatgcctttacatatcAGGCGCAATTTACAGTGCCGAAAGAATGCCTCTACAAAATAGAATCTAATAAACTGAGCTGAAAATGTCTCCAGAGTAAAAGTTTTCTAGGCAATTTTTAAAGTGCCTCTATAAAGTGTCTCTATATgaggtttttgttgtagtgtgtGAGTATTTTTAgtgcataaataaataatctcAAGATAAATGTTTTAAGACATCAACATTTCTTATAACCATTTCGAAGGTTCAATCTTACTCTCTTCGGTTAACAGATTTTCAATATATGATGCCGTTAGCTTTTTTACGTACATTCCTCTTactaaaaataatctatgcaaatataaaaaaaattaagtcataCTTTAAATAACTTgaatgataaaataaatcataattacatattatattttttaataagatgaatgattaagcataTGTCCAAATGTTAACTATTAAAAACCAAAGGAGCATTTTCATTGcagactgattttttttcttttataagcATTATTACCCAcaaactagcaaaatgcccacACTTTGCTACgagtaaaagaaaatattaataatatatcatGAACTTGTTTGCTTATTTGAATACATAATATTCACTTGATTCAAACAAACATTATACTATTATATAATATCAAGAAACATCAGGAACTAATTTGCAAAAAGTATAAAAGTTGGCAAAACCACAATCACCAGTGTCTTTCATAATAGTATATCTTtcataatagtatatatattgcatgGGCTGTCCAAATAGTTGACAATAGCAGCATTTCCCATGACGTTCTGCGCATGCTGATGCTGCTATCgtaacattattcacaaaaaTACACCCCAAAAGAAAATCTCGATCCAAAGAGGCCATGTAAATGAGCCAACGCACCTTTAAGAGAGAGGCTATACCGGTATGGAGTAATCGAAGAATTGTGTCGTGATAAAAGCTAGTAATGCTTAATGGTAGTAAAAATGgggtaatatttttttcttatcaggcagaaaaaaaaacatacacaatttttttttaaaaaaaccttaTTAGTGGCTGATGTACTAcataaatttagacatacacATTCCATCACACTATATATCTTGTGTCTCctccaattttattttgtcTCAAGAAATGTCAATTGAATTAGAGACATCAAACTACTGAAACATGGGCTGGGAAAGTAGTCATATATAATGTATTTGATGTGAACACAGCTCTCAACGAT contains these protein-coding regions:
- the LOC127773120 gene encoding glutathione gamma-glutamylcysteinyltransferase 1-like isoform X3, with the translated sequence MASKPSSRAESNQEAAAVPSLYGRALPSPPAVEFASAEGRRLFAEALQGGTMQGFFSLVSVFQTQSEPAFCGLATLAVVLNALRIDPGRRWKGPWRWFDESMLDCCERLDTVRAEGITFGKVACLAHCSGADVRTFRAAQATLADLRRHLLRCASSQDCHLVASYHRKLLGQTGTGHFSPIGGYHAGQDMALILDVARFKYPPHWIPLPLLWEAMNTIDEATGLLRGIAGMKAGKAWQMNHLPPNAGNFIKWVIEVRRQEEGGSSPSKEANEMPFLKEKVLQQIRDTKLFQLVHKLQCSKQPCCSCSSLTDEDSISQIAASVCCEATALLSGNLSSRDGLFFSETCSGCTQVNDEGLKNVITGKVVSEGNGHVDKLSPISSTETCFCNSTLSNETVNYPSNTDILTVLLLSLHPSTWLCIEDEKLKAEFQSLVSTDDLPDPLKLEILHLRRQLRYLKACREKEAYEDTWPQPWEQC
- the LOC127773120 gene encoding glutathione gamma-glutamylcysteinyltransferase 1-like isoform X4 — encoded protein: MASKPSSRAESNQEAAAVPSLYGRALPSPPAVEFASAEGRRLFAEALQGGTMQGFFSLVSVFQTQSEPAFCGLATLAVVLNALRIDPGRRWKGPWRWFDESMLDCCERLDTVRAEGITFGKVACLAHCSGADVRTFRAAQATLADLRRHLLRCASSQDCHLVASYHRKLLGQTGTGHFSPIGGYHAGQDMALILDVARFKYPPHWIPLPLLWEAMNTIDEATGLLRGFMLISRNTEAPLLIRAVVN
- the LOC127773120 gene encoding glutathione gamma-glutamylcysteinyltransferase 1-like isoform X1; amino-acid sequence: MRCTFPLLEVEYSESTTRDETKAFAAMASKPSSRAESNQEAAAVPSLYGRALPSPPAVEFASAEGRRLFAEALQGGTMQGFFSLVSVFQTQSEPAFCGLATLAVVLNALRIDPGRRWKGPWRWFDESMLDCCERLDTVRAEGITFGKVACLAHCSGADVRTFRAAQATLADLRRHLLRCASSQDCHLVASYHRKLLGQTGTGHFSPIGGYHAGQDMALILDVARFKYPPHWIPLPLLWEAMNTIDEATGLLRGFMLISRNTEAPLLIRAVNCRDESWQSMAKYCIEVVPNLLRDNSVDNVLTILSRLVNHLPPNAGNFIKWVIEVRRQEEGGSSPSKEANEMPFLKEKVLQQIRDTKLFQLVHKLQCSKQPCCSCSSLTDEDSISQIAASVCCEATALLSGNLSSRDGLFFSETCSGCTQVNDEGLKNVITGKVVSEGNGHVDKLSPISSTETCFCNSTLSNETVNYPSNTDILTVLLLSLHPSTWLCIEDEKLKAEFQSLVSTDDLPDPLKLEILHLRRQLRYLKACREKEAYEDTWPQPWEQC
- the LOC127773120 gene encoding glutathione gamma-glutamylcysteinyltransferase 1-like isoform X2 yields the protein MASKPSSRAESNQEAAAVPSLYGRALPSPPAVEFASAEGRRLFAEALQGGTMQGFFSLVSVFQTQSEPAFCGLATLAVVLNALRIDPGRRWKGPWRWFDESMLDCCERLDTVRAEGITFGKVACLAHCSGADVRTFRAAQATLADLRRHLLRCASSQDCHLVASYHRKLLGQTGTGHFSPIGGYHAGQDMALILDVARFKYPPHWIPLPLLWEAMNTIDEATGLLRGGKLTCQCLVNQILNHLPPNAGNFIKWVIEVRRQEEGGSSPSKEANEMPFLKEKVLQQIRDTKLFQLVHKLQCSKQPCCSCSSLTDEDSISQIAASVCCEATALLSGNLSSRDGLFFSETCSGCTQVNDEGLKNVITGKVVSEGNGHVDKLSPISSTETCFCNSTLSNETVNYPSNTDILTVLLLSLHPSTWLCIEDEKLKAEFQSLVSTDDLPDPLKLEILHLRRQLRYLKACREKEAYEDTWPQPWEQC
- the LOC127773124 gene encoding NAC domain-containing protein 67-like; protein product: MAMQLSLPVLPTGFRFHPTDEELVINYLQRRATGLSCPIPIIADVEIYNFNPWELPSMALFGEHEWYFFTLRDHRYPNSVRPSRSAASGFWKATGTDKPVQVANMQSTPIAMKKALVFYVGRPPMETKTTWIMHEYRLTNTGGSTASHPSLSSSTAHPSVKLDEWVLCKIFNKSPEPDNTAPPSNVVSRLQCSPPLPPPAAPPGNYPPLPVGATNDGGVFAGAGDMLFTIQEHQEGTPSMLPPIPNLEPPAATIGNSSLNGTAAAAADGHGRLEEEDTSAYTFTDQEMEQMLMDLMDQDFFGNDQPQE